The Persephonella sp. IF05-L8 genome contains a region encoding:
- the nadC gene encoding carboxylating nicotinate-nucleotide diphosphorylase, with protein sequence MLDRLFVRKKIEEFLLEDIGYQDLTTDNLDVAKDVEAVLIAKDEGILAGVDIALEVFNVLDPDIKMEKYKNDGDKFQKGDQIIKLSGSGKSILKGERVFLNLVQKLSGIATTTNKYVQKLKGTSVKLLDTRKTTPGLRAFEKYAVRVGGGHNHRFALYDMVMIKDNHIALVGSIAEAVKQIKSKVSPMVKIEVEVSSLDEFKEALETEADIIMLDNMDIQQIKKAVEINQGRKKLEVSGNITLDNVEEYAKTGVDFISTGAVIHSSRWLDLSLKFK encoded by the coding sequence ATGTTAGACAGATTATTTGTAAGAAAAAAGATAGAAGAATTTTTACTTGAGGATATAGGATACCAGGATTTAACCACCGATAATCTGGATGTGGCTAAGGATGTAGAAGCTGTTCTAATTGCCAAAGATGAAGGTATTCTTGCAGGTGTTGATATAGCTCTTGAGGTTTTTAATGTTTTAGACCCTGATATAAAAATGGAAAAATATAAAAATGATGGAGATAAGTTCCAGAAAGGCGACCAAATCATAAAACTCTCAGGAAGTGGAAAATCAATTTTAAAAGGGGAAAGGGTTTTTTTAAACCTTGTCCAAAAACTTTCAGGAATAGCAACAACTACAAACAAGTATGTCCAGAAGTTAAAAGGAACTTCTGTTAAACTTCTTGATACAAGAAAAACAACACCAGGCTTAAGAGCATTTGAAAAATATGCCGTCAGAGTTGGCGGAGGGCATAACCACAGATTTGCCCTTTATGATATGGTAATGATAAAAGATAATCACATAGCACTGGTAGGAAGTATAGCAGAAGCAGTAAAACAGATAAAATCAAAGGTTTCACCTATGGTAAAAATAGAGGTGGAAGTTTCATCCCTTGATGAGTTTAAAGAAGCTTTGGAAACTGAAGCAGATATAATTATGCTTGATAATATGGATATTCAACAGATAAAAAAGGCTGTGGAGATAAATCAGGGTAGAAAAAAACTTGAAGTTTCAGGAAATATAACACTTGATAATGTTGAGGAGTATGCAAAAACTGGAGTTGATTTTATATCAACCGGTGCAGTTATCCATTCAAGTAGATGGCTGGATTTAAGTCTAAAATTCAAATAA
- the hemJ gene encoding protoporphyrinogen oxidase HemJ, translated as MYLWIKALHLISVISWMAVLFYLPRLFVYHVENKDKKEFVSVVKVMEYKLFKYIGVPAFWGTVLTGIAMIAMNPEMFKTGGWIHLKLTAALLLIAYFIHLSFIRKKLENDECTKSGKFFRFYNEVPTILMIIIVIMAIVRPF; from the coding sequence TATCATGGATGGCTGTTTTATTTTATCTTCCCCGTCTCTTTGTTTACCATGTGGAAAACAAAGACAAAAAAGAGTTTGTATCTGTAGTAAAAGTAATGGAGTATAAACTTTTTAAATATATTGGAGTTCCGGCCTTCTGGGGAACAGTTCTGACAGGAATAGCTATGATTGCAATGAACCCTGAAATGTTCAAAACAGGTGGCTGGATACATCTTAAACTGACAGCAGCTTTACTGCTTATTGCCTATTTTATACATCTTTCATTTATCAGGAAAAAATTAGAAAATGATGAATGCACAAAGTCAGGTAAATTTTTCCGATTTTACAATGAAGTGCCAACAATTTTGATGATAATAATAGTAATAATGGCAATTGTCAGACCATTTTAG
- a CDS encoding cytochrome-c peroxidase yields MKRILVISILLLKTVFAFEAVQPLPTTIKYDRAKAELGKILFHDPSLSKDGKVSCATCHDLYTKCGTDQKPVSTGFAGRKGTVNSPTVFNAVFNFRQFWNGRAADLREQLMGPITNPVEMNTTPEEIEKKLNNSQFYRKKFKEVYNTSRITFEQFAEAIVEFEKALITPNSKFDRYLQGLVRLSPEEEEGFKLFKKLGCISCHNGVNLGGNSFQKLGIVVPYNWKPTNPDRYQITKREEDKNVYKVPTLRNITCTYPYFHDGSVADLKKTISLMARYNLGIDITDEEIEKIIAFLETLKGELPPILTEERK; encoded by the coding sequence ATGAAAAGAATACTGGTAATATCTATTCTGCTTTTAAAGACGGTGTTTGCTTTTGAAGCCGTTCAGCCTTTGCCTACCACAATAAAATATGACAGGGCGAAGGCTGAACTTGGAAAAATTCTTTTCCATGACCCATCTTTATCAAAAGATGGTAAGGTATCCTGTGCAACATGTCATGACCTTTATACAAAATGTGGAACAGACCAGAAACCTGTATCAACAGGTTTTGCCGGCAGGAAAGGAACAGTTAACTCACCTACAGTTTTTAATGCAGTTTTTAATTTTCGGCAGTTCTGGAATGGGAGAGCCGCTGATTTACGGGAACAATTGATGGGTCCAATAACTAATCCTGTTGAAATGAATACTACTCCAGAAGAAATAGAAAAAAAACTGAATAATAGCCAGTTTTATAGGAAAAAGTTCAAAGAAGTATATAACACAAGCAGAATAACCTTTGAACAGTTTGCTGAAGCAATAGTTGAATTTGAAAAAGCCCTTATAACACCAAATAGTAAATTTGATAGGTATCTTCAAGGTTTAGTTAGACTTTCTCCAGAAGAAGAGGAAGGATTTAAACTATTTAAAAAACTGGGATGTATTTCCTGTCATAATGGAGTAAATCTCGGGGGAAATTCATTCCAAAAATTAGGTATAGTAGTTCCGTATAATTGGAAACCAACAAACCCTGATAGATACCAGATTACCAAAAGAGAAGAGGACAAAAATGTTTATAAAGTTCCTACCCTAAGGAATATAACATGTACTTATCCATATTTTCATGATGGTAGTGTTGCAGATTTAAAAAAAACTATCAGCCTGATGGCACGCTATAATCTTGGGATAGATATTACCGATGAAGAAATAGAAAAAATAATTGCTTTTTTAGAAACATTGAAGGGAGAACTTCCTCCAATTCTCACAGAGGAACGTAAGTGA
- the leuB gene encoding 3-isopropylmalate dehydrogenase, which yields MKKSCKITVLPGDGIGPEIMESAIEVLNAISKKYGINFEFHEALIGGAAIDATGNPLPEETLELAKKSDAVLLAAVGGEKWDNLPTDKRPEKGLLRIRKELDLFANLRPGKAYTALLDASPLKETLIKGVDLLVIRELTGGIYFGEPRGIEERNGEKVGYNTMIYYEHEIKRIAKLAFEMARMRRKKVTSVDKANVLEVSAVWREVVTEVHADYQDVELEHMYVDNCAMQLVRRPKDFDVIVTGNLFGDILSDEAGALTGSLGMLPSASIGERYALYEPVHGSAPDIAGQGIANPIAMILSAAMMLEITCKLPEAARDIEKAIDKVLEEGYRTGDIWAPGTKRVNTKEITQAIIQNL from the coding sequence ATGAAAAAAAGCTGTAAGATTACTGTTTTACCGGGAGATGGTATTGGACCGGAGATTATGGAGTCTGCCATTGAGGTTTTAAATGCTATTTCTAAAAAATACGGAATAAATTTTGAGTTCCATGAGGCGTTGATAGGGGGAGCTGCAATAGATGCAACAGGAAATCCCCTTCCAGAAGAAACCCTTGAGCTTGCTAAAAAAAGCGATGCTGTTTTACTGGCAGCAGTAGGTGGAGAAAAATGGGATAACCTGCCTACAGATAAAAGACCGGAAAAGGGACTTCTCAGAATAAGAAAGGAATTAGACCTGTTTGCAAATCTCAGACCGGGAAAGGCATACACAGCATTGCTGGATGCATCCCCACTGAAAGAAACTCTTATTAAAGGTGTTGACCTTCTTGTTATAAGAGAGCTTACAGGTGGAATATATTTTGGAGAGCCAAGGGGAATAGAAGAGAGAAATGGTGAAAAAGTTGGATATAACACAATGATATATTACGAGCACGAGATTAAAAGAATTGCAAAGCTTGCCTTTGAGATGGCAAGAATGAGAAGAAAAAAAGTTACAAGTGTTGATAAAGCAAATGTTCTTGAAGTGTCTGCTGTATGGAGAGAGGTTGTAACTGAGGTTCATGCCGATTATCAGGATGTAGAGCTTGAACATATGTATGTTGACAACTGTGCAATGCAACTTGTTAGAAGACCAAAGGATTTTGATGTAATAGTTACCGGAAACCTTTTTGGAGATATTCTCTCTGACGAAGCTGGAGCTTTAACAGGTTCACTGGGAATGCTCCCATCTGCAAGTATCGGGGAAAGATATGCCCTTTATGAACCTGTTCACGGTTCTGCACCTGATATTGCCGGACAGGGGATAGCAAACCCAATAGCCATGATACTTTCTGCAGCAATGATGCTTGAAATAACCTGTAAACTTCCAGAAGCTGCAAGGGATATTGAAAAGGCTATAGATAAAGTGCTGGAAGAAGGCTACAGAACAGGAGATATCTGGGCTCCAGGAACAAAAAGGGTTAACACAAAAGAAATTACACAGGCAATTATCCAGAATTTATGA